The Bradyrhizobium sp. B097 genome contains the following window.
ACCAAACCTTGAGATTGTCCGCCGACATCACGACCGGCGCGTCCGGCTGCGGCGGCGCCGGATCGGGCTTCGGCTCGGCCGCCAGCAGCGCCTTCGTATAGGCGTGCTTCGGCGCGGTGAAGACCTGCTCGACCGGGCCCTGCTCGACGATCTTGCCGTTGTTCATCACGCAGACGGTGTCGGCGATCCGGCGGACGATGCCGAGGTCGTGGGTGATGAACAACAGGCTCATGCCGAGCCGGGCGCGGATCTCGGCCAGCAAGGCGAGGATCTGCGCCTGCACGGTGACGTCAAGGGCGGTGGTCGGTTCGTCCGCGATCAAGAGATCGGGCTCGTTGGCAAGCGCCATCGCGATCATCACGCGCTGGCGCTGGCCGCCAGACAGTTGATGCGGATAGCTCTTGAGCCGCGTCTCCGGCTCGGGGATGCCGACCTGGCCCAGCAACTCCAGCGTCCGCGCCCGCGCCGCCGCACCGCTGATGCCGCTGTGCAGCGACAGGATCTCGCCGATCTGGGATTCGATGGTGTGGAGCGGATTGAGCGAGGTCATCGGCTCCTGGAAGATGATCGAGATGTCGTTGCCACGAATCCCGCGCATCTCGCGTTCCGACGATCCCAGGAGATCGCGTCCCTTGAAACGGATCGCCCCGGAGGGATGCGACGCCGCCGGATAGGGCAGCAGCCTCAATACCGACAGCGCGCTGACCGATTTTCCCGAGCCGGACTCGCCGACCAGCGCCGTGCATTCGCCGCGCTTGATCGAGAAAGAAACGCGATCGACCGCAAGCGAACGGCCGAAGGCGACCGAGAGGTCGCTGACGTCGAGCAGGGGCTGGTTGGTCGCGTCCATGAGTCAGCCCTTCGAGAACGTCTTGCGCGGATCGAAGGCGTCGCGCGCGGCTTCGCCGATGAAGATCAGAAGCGACAGCATGATCGCGACCGAGAAGAAGCCGGTGAGGCCAAGCCACGGCGCCTGCACATTGGCCTTGCCCTGCGACAGCAATTCACCGAGCGAGGGTGAACCGGGCGGCAGGCCGAAGCCGAGGAAATCCAGCGCCGTCAACGTCATCACCGAGGACGAGACGATGAAGGGCAGGAACGTCATGGTCGCGACCATCGCGTTCGGCAGCAGATGGCGGAACATGATCACGCGGTTGGAGACGCCGAGCGCGCGCGCCGCCTGAATGTATTCGAAGTTGCGGCCGCGCAGGAATTCGGCCCGGACCAGGCCGACCAGCGAGACCCATGAGAACAGCAGGAGGATGCCGAGCAGGATGAAGAAGCCCGGCGGCAGCACCGCCGAGATGATCAGCAGCAGATAGAGCGAGGGGATCGCGGTCCAGATCTCGATGAATCGCTGGAAGCCGAGATCGATCCAGCCGCCGAAATAGCCCTGCACGCCGCCGGCGGCAACGCCGATGATCGAGGACAGGATGGTCAGCGTCAGGCCGAACAAGACCGAGATGCGGAAGCCGTAGATCAATCGCGCGACGACGTCGCGGCCCTGATCGTCGGTGCCGAGCCAGTTGTATTCGAGGTCGCGGCAGCCGGTGAGCCCCTTCCGCTTCACCACATCCGCGCACTGCTTTTCGGTCAGGAGCCAGGTCGGCTTTGACGGCACCGCGGTCGGCGGGTCGAGGTTGCGGCTGTCGTAGGAATAGCGGATCGGCGGCCAGATCATGCTGCCGCCCTTGGCGGCGATCTGCTTCTGCAGATAGGGGTCACGATAGTCGGCCGCGGTCTCGAAGTCGCCGCCGAAAGTGGTCTCGGCATAGGTGAACACCACCGGCCAGTAGAGACGGCCGTCATATTTGACGACCAGCGGCTTGTCGTTGGCAATGAAATTGGCGAACAGCGACAGCACGAACAGCACGAGGAATATCCAGAACGACCAGTAGCCGCGGCGGTTCGCCTTGAAGTTCTGCCAGCGCCGCTGGTTGAGCGGCGACGGCGCGAAGGCGTGGCGGGTGGCGGGCACCGCCTCGCCCATCGGCGATTGCGTCGTGGTCTCGACCGGCTGGGGCGCGAGCATCGTCATCAGACCTCCCGCGCCTCGAAGTCGATCCGCGGATCGATCCACATATAGGCAAGATCGGAGATCAGATTGACCACCAGTCCGACCAGCGAGAAGATGAACAGCGTTCCGAACACCACCGGATAGTCGCGGTTCAGGACGCTCTCGAAGCCGAGCAGGCCGAGCCCGTCGAGCGAGAAGATCGTTTCGATCAGCAGCGAGCCCGAGAAGAAGGCGTGAATGAACGCGCCCGGGAAGCCCGCGATCACGATCAGCATGGCGTTGCGGAAGATGTGGCCGTACAGCACCTGGCGCTCGCTGCAGCCCTTGGCGCGCGCGGTCATCACATATTGCTTGCGGATCTCGTCGAGGAACGAGTTCTTGGTGAGCAAGGTCATCGTCGCGAAGGCGCCGAGCGCCATCGACACCAGCGGCAGCGTCAGGTGCCAGAAATAATCGATGATCTTCCAGTACCAGGGGAATTGCGCCCAGCCGTCCGAGGTCAGGCCGCGCAACGGGAAGATATTGAGGAACGAGCCGCCGGCGAACAGCACGATCAGAAGGATCGCGAACAGGAAGCCGGGGATCGCAAAGCCGATGATGATCACGGCCGAGGTCCAGGTGTCGAACCGAGAGCCGTCCTTCACCGCCTTGCGGATGCCAAGTGGGATCGAGATCAGATAAGTCAGCAGCGTCATCCAGATCCCGAGCGACATCGAGACCGGCAGCTTCTCCTTGATCAGCTGGAGCACGCTGACACTGCGGAAATAGCTTTCGCCGAAGTCGAACCGCGCGAAATTCCACACCATCAGCGCGAACCGCTCCGGCGCCGGCTTGTCGAAGCCGAACTGCACCTCGAGCTTCTTGATGAAATCAGGATCGAGCCCCTGCGCGCCCCGGTATTTCGAATTGATGGCCGCGCCCGCCGCCGCGCCCTGGCCGCGCTGCGCGCCGAAATCGCCACCGCCACCCGAGACGCGCGAGGTGCCGCCGGTGTCGGCGCCGTTGATCTGCGCGATGACACGCTCGACCGGACCGCCGGGAGCAAACTGCACGACCACGAAGGAGACGAACAGGATGCCGAGCAGCGTCGGCAGCATCAGGAAGATACGTCGGGCGATATAGGCGCTCATCTACTTCGCCTGCTCGAGCTTCGCGGCCTTGGCCGCGTCGTACCACCAATTCTCCGGCGCACCGACGCCCTGGGTGTATTTTGCCAGCTTCTCGGTATGGCCGAATTGGTCCCAGTAGGCGATCGGATGCGTGTTGCGGTACCATTGCGGCACCCAGTAGCGACCGGCGCGAAACACGCGGTCGAAGGCGCGGCAAGCGACCGTCAGCTCATGGCGGCTGTTGGCGCCGATGATCTTCTCGATCAACGCATCGATCGCGGGATTGGATATGCCTGCGAGATTGTAGGAGCCCTTGGTCTTCGCAGCCTGCGAGGAGAAGAACGGCCGCATGCTGTCGCCGGGCGTCGCCGAGAAGCTGAAGCGCTGCATGGTCATATCGAAATCGAAGTCTTCCACCCGGGCGCGGTACTGCACCGCGTCGACCAGGCGGAATGTCGCATCGATGCCGAGCGTGCCGAGATTCTTGATGTAAGGCCCGTGATGCGGTTGCAGCGAGGGCTCGTCGTTGAGGAATTCGATGGTAATGGGCGTGCCGTTCGGCAGCACGCGCTTGCCGTCCTTGACCACACAGCCGGCCTCGTTGAGCAGCTGCACCGCCTTGCGCAGCAGCGCGCGGTCCTGACCGGAGCCGTCCGACATCGGCGGCACGAACGGCAGGCCGAACACCTCGTCGGGCACCTGGCCGCGGAACGGCTCGAGCAACGCAAGCTCCTCCGGCGAGGGAGGCCCTTCCGCCACCATGTCCGAGTTCTGGAACGGTGAGACGGTGCGCGCATAGGCATCGTACATGATGGTCTTGTTGGTCCACTCGAAATCGAAGGCGCAGATCAGCGCCTCGCGCACGCGCGGATCCTTGAACCTGTCGCGGCGCATGTTGATGAACCAGCCCTGCGCACCGGACGGCGTGTCGTCGGGCAGCGTCTCGCGCTTGACTCGACCGTCCTTCACCGCAGGGAAATCGTAGCGTGTCGCCCAGACCCGCGCAGTGAATTCCTCGCGGAACAGATAGCTCTTCGAGGTAAAGCCCTCGAATGCCACGTCACGGTCGCGATAGAATTCGTAGCGCACGGTGTCGAAATTGTAGCTGCCGCGATTGACCGGAAGATCGGCGCCCCACCAGTCCTTGACGCGGTCGTATTCGACGTAGCGATTGACCTCGAACCGGCCGACCTTGTACGGCCCCGAGCCGAGCGGCGCATCGAGCGTCGATTCCTCGAACGATCGCGTCGCGTAGTAGGCCTTGGAGAAGATCGGCAAGCTCGCGACATAGAGCGGCACGTCGCGCGCGCGACCCGCCGCGAAGGTCACCACCACGGTTGCGTCATCGGACGCCTCGGCCTTGACGAAGTCGCGGAGTTGCACCTGGATGAGCGGATGCCCCTTCTCCTTCAACGTGTTGAGCGAGAAGGCGACATCCTGCGCGGTCAGCTTCGAGCCGTCATGGAAGCGCGCTTCGGGGCGCATGGTGAAGCGGTAGGTCAGCTTGTCGGGCGAGATCTGCACCGACTTCGCGGCAAAGCCGTACATCGCGTCGGGCTCGTCATTGGCGCGCGACATCAGCGCCGCGAACGTCATGTCCATGCCCTGCGCACCCTCGCCCTTCAGGACATAGGCGTTCAGCGAGTTGAAGGTGTAGTAGGACTGGTTGTAGGCGCGCACCCACGGGATCACGGAGAAGGCGCCGCCCTTCGGCGCTTTCGGATTGACGTAGTCGAATATCTGGAAATCCGCGGGATATTTCAGGTCGCCGAACACCGACATGCCGTGCATCTCGGTTCCGTTGTCGGCCGCCGCCGGTGCAGCACGCAAGCTTGCAGCACTCAACGCACCGATGCCGAGGCCGAGTGCGTGCCGACGGGAGAAGTGCGCCATGCGCGGATCCTTGAGCTTATGAACGCTTGAGCTTGGCTGCCTTGTCGACGTCGTACCACCAGATCGCCGGGAATCCCGAGAGACCATATCTGGGCAACTCTGCCGGACGGCCGAAGCGATCCCAACGCGCTGTACGCAGCTTCGGATAATTCCACTGCGGAACGACGTAATGGTTCCACAATAACACGCGGTCGAGCGCCTTTGTTGCCGCGACGAGATCTTCACGATCCGTCGCAAAAATCACTCGTTCGATCAATTTATCGATCGCCGGGCTCTTGATGCCGGCGAGATTGCGCGATCCGGCAGTATCCGCAGCTTTCGATCCCCAGTATTCACGCTGCTCGTTGCCGGGCGACAGGGATTCACCCCAGGACCCGACGACGATGTCGAAATCCCAATTGCGAAGTCGATTCTCGTATTGGATCGGATCGATCGTGCGTACGGAGATCGAAAATCCAAGCCGCTCGAGCGGCGGCTTGTAAGCGAGCATGATCCTCTCGAAATTCGGATCCTCACTCAGCAATTCGATCGAGAACGGCTCTCCACTCTTGGAATCCACGAGCTTCCGCTCCCGCACTTCGTAGCCGGCCTCCTTGAGCAGACGCGCTGCTTCGCGGAGGTTTTCGCGCACGGCCTCGGGATTGCCGCCGACCGGATTCGTATAGACCGTTGTGAAGACTTCGGCCGGCACCTGATCACGCATGGATTCGAGGATGGCAAGTTCCTTGCCCTGCGGTAGCCCGGTCGCCATCAATTCCTCGGCGCCATCAAAGTAGCTGATGATTCGCTTGTATTGGCCGAAGAACAGCAGTTTGTTGACCTCCTCAAAGTCGAACGCGAAATTCAGAGCGCGGCGAACGCGCGGATCGCTGAATTTGGCACGACGCTGATTCGGAACAAAGGCCTGCATGATGCCCGAACTGCGGTTCGGAAACTCTTCCAACACCACACGCTTGTCGGTGACCGCCGGAAAATTATAGGCGGTCGCCCATGCCTTCGCACTGTTCTCCAAACGCCAATCGATCTGATCGCCCTTGAATGCCTCGATCGCAACCGTCGGATCCCTGAAGTACTCGTAGCGAAGTTCGTCGAAGTTGTTGCGCCCCACGTTGATCGGGAGATCGAGCGCCCAATGATCCTTGACGCGCTCCAGAATGACAGTCCGCCCTGCGACGAACTCCTTGATGCGATAGGCTCCCGACCCGAGCGGCTTCTCCAGCGTCGTCGCTGAAACATCGCGCTTGCGCCCCTCGCTGTCGGTGCCTTCCCACCAGTGTTTGGGCAGCACCGTCAGTTCGCCCACGATCTGCGGCAGCTCTCGGTTGCCCGGCATGTCGAACACGAACTTCACGTCACGATCACCGATCTTCTCGGCCCGCGCCACATGGCTGTAGTAGGCTGAATACATCGGATGATGCTTCTTGAACGCATCGAGCGAGAAGGTCACGTCATCCGCGGTGACGGGTGCGCCGTCATGCCATTTGGCTTGTGGGCGAAGACGGTAGATGACGTACGAGAAATCGTCGGGATAAGTTGCAGACTCTGCGAGCGCCCCGTACTGGGTTGAAACTTCGTCGAGCGACTGCATCATCAGGGGTTCGTAGACCAGCGCGACCGCACCCGCGATCGCGCCCTTCACGCCTGAAACCACCACGTTGAAATTATCAAAAGTGCCGATCGCAATCTGGCGAACGGCACCGCCCTTGGGCGCATCCGGATTGACATAGTCGAACCGCTTGAAGTCGGCCGGGTATTTGACATTGCCGAAAAGGGACAGGGCGTGCCGCCATTTTAGTCCATTCGCGGCGTCTTCCGCGAGCGCCGGTGTGACCGCGCCAGTGCCGGGGCCGGAGCCGAGCGCCGGCGCGAGTGCCGCCAGTGCGCTGCCTTGAAGGAGGTGTCGTCGGGTGATCGCCAAATTCGGTGTTCCTGCTTGCGGCCCCGGTTACATGGGACCCAATATAAGGCAACGGTTCGACAAATTACGTTGCTTTTTCCTCATGATATTGGCCCGGGAACAATATCGGTGCGGCGAAACGTCCCGATAACAACCCCGCGACAGCGGATTCCCCATGCGAAAACGGCCAGGCAGTGCCTGGCCGTTTCATCCACATGCTTGTGAGGATCAAGTCGCTACTTCGAAGCGGTCGGGAGCGAAGCCGGGTGCTCCGAGTTCGAATTCAGATAGGCGATGATGTCGGCGCGCTCGCTGTCCTTCGGCACGCCGGCGAAGCCCATCGCGGTGCCGGGGACGAAGCCCTTCGGGTTGGTCAGGAACTTGTTGAGGTCATCGAACGACCAGTCGCCGCCCTTGCCCTTCATCGCGGCCGAGAAATTGAAGCCGCGGCCCTCGCCCTTCTTCTCGCCGACGATACCGAACAGGTTCGGACCGACGCGGTTGGGGCCGCCCTTCTCGAAGGTATGGCAGGCCTGGCACTTCTTGGCGGCGGCTGCGCCCTTCTCGGCGGAAGCGGTCTGCAACAGCTTCTCGATCGGCTCGGAGGCCGCCGCGGCAGCCTCGCCGCCACCGCCATGGGACTCTTCCTTCACCGCGATCTCAAAACCCGGCTTCTCCGGCAGCTTCGGCGCGAATTTCGCGCTGGCGGCAAAGCTCATCACCAGGACGACGATGCAGGTGCCGAGAACCGCACCGAGGATTTTGTTGAGTTCGAAGGAGTCCATTTCGGTCAGGCTCCGGGCCTTGAATGTCGACTTCAGGCCGGGAATACGGCCGCGGGGAAAGACCTGGGAATCGGCCTTATCGCACCGCCCCAAGCAGGGTTGAGATATCGGTTTGCCCGCGCTCTGGCAACCCGTATAAACGCGCCGAATTCAACCTCCTCACCGCCAATTTCCGCGGGCCGGACGGGCCCCGACACGAATGACCCAACCCCGTACCTTGGTGCTGATTCCGGCCCGCATGGCCGCCACGCGCCTCCCCGGCAAACCGCTGCTCGATATCGCGGGCGCGCCGATGATCGTCCATGTGCTGCGGCGGGCCGAGGCGGCCGGGATCGGCCGGGTTGCGGTCGCAACCGACGCAGCCGAGATCGCAGCCGCGGTGAAGGCTGCCGGCGGCGAGGTGGTGATGACCCGCCCGGACCACCCCTCCGGCTCGGACCGGATCCATGAAGCGATGACGATCCTCGACCCGGACGGCGCCGCCGAGATCGTGGTCAATCTGCAGGGCGATTTCCCGACCATCACGCCTGAAACGATCCGCAGCGTGATGCCGCCGCTCGCCGACCCCACCGTCGACATCTCGACGCTGGCCTCGCGCATCCATAGCGCGGAGGAAGATCAGGCCCCCAGCGTCGTCAAGGCCGTGGGCTCTCCGATCGGGGCAAATCGTCTGCGCGCGCTGTATTTCACCCGCGCCACCGCGCCCTACGGCGACGGACCGCGCTACCACCATATCGGCCTCTATGCCTACCGCCGGGCCGCGCTGGAGCGGTTCGTGCGACTGCCGCCCTCGCCGCTGGAGCAGCAGGAGAAGCTCGAGCAGCTACGGGCGCTGGAGGCCGGGATGCGGATCGACATCACCATCGTCGACACCGTCCCCCGCGGCGTCGACACCCCGGCCGACCTCGAAACCGCCCGGCGGATACTGGCAAAAGCCTAAGCCGCATCTCTTTGTTGAGCATGATCTTTTCGGAAAACCGGTTTCCACTTTTCCGGATCATGCTCTAAAAGGCCACGCATGACCAAGAAGCTGAAAATCGCGTTCCAGGGTGAGCCTGGTGCCAATTCCCATATCGCGATCGCCGAGGCCTATCCCGACGCCGAGCCGATGCCTTGCCCGACCTTCGAGGATGCGCTGGCCGCGATTTCCTCGGGCGAGGCCGATCTCGGCATGATCCCGATCGAGAATTCGGTCGCCGGCCGCGTCGCCGACATCCATCATTTGCTGCCCGCCTCGGGCCTGTTCATCGTCGGCGAATGGTTCTTGCCGATCCGCCACCAGCTGATGGCGGTCAAGGGCACCAAGCTCGCCGACATCAAGAGCGTGGAGAGCCACGTCCATGCGCTCGGCCAGTGCCGACGCATCATCCGCAAGCTCGGCATCCGGTCGATCGTCGCCGGCGACACCGCCGGCAGCGCCCGCGATATTTCCGAGCGCGGCGACAAGAGCGTGGCGGCGATCGCCTCGCGCCTCGCCGCCGATATCTATGGCCTCGACATTCTCGCCGAGGACATCGAGGACGAGGCCCACAACACCACCCGCTTCGTGGTGCTGGCGCGCGAGGCCAAATGGGCTGCGCAGGGCTCCGGGCCGCTGGTCACCAGTTTTGTTTTCCGGGTGCGCAATTTGCCCGCCGCGCTCTACAAGGCACTCGGCGGCTTCGCGACCAACGGCGTCAACATGACCAAGCTCGAAAGCTACATGGTCGACGGCAATTTCTTCGCCACGCAATTCTATGCCGATGTCGACGGTCATCCTGACGACCGTGGACTCGCCTTCGCGCTGGAGGAATTGAAATTCTTCTCGCGCGAATTCCGCATCGTCGGCGTCTATCCCGGCCATCCGTTCCGCGCGACCTTCAGCGAAACGCAGGAATAGGCTGCGCCAGCGCAATTCTCTCCACGTGTCGTCCCGGCGAAAGCCGGGACGACGATCATATTGCGGCTTCCTTCTCGCCAAGCCCGAACGCCTCGGCAAGCAGGCTGTACGACTTCTTCCGCGCCGCGTGGTCGTAGACCGCGGTGATCACCATCAGCTCGTCAGCCTGGCTCGCCGCGATCAGCGGCTCCAGCTTCGTCATCACGGTTGCGGGGCTGCCGACGAAGAAGCGTGCGCGGTTGCGCGCGATCGAGGCCCGCTCGGCGTCGGTGTAGGGATAGGCCTCTGCCTCCTCGACGCTCGGCAGCGGCAGATACTGGCCGCGATCGCGACGCAACCGGTTGAGGTCCATCGACATCGCAAGCCGCTCGGCTGCCGCGTCGGTCTCCGCCGCAACGGCCGCGACCGCCAGGATCGACTGCGGCGCCGCACGCCAGCCCGACGGCTTGAAATGCGCGCGATAATTCGTCATCGCCGCAATTGCGTCGTGAGTGGCAAAATGATGCGCGAACGCAAAGCCCATCCCGACCTGCGCGGCGAGCTCGGCGGAATAATCGCTCGAGCCGAGCAGCCAGATCGGCGGTAGCGGCGAATCGTCCGGCATCGCCACCACATTGTTGTAGGGATGGCCGGCCGGGAAATCGCGCGTCTCCCACAAGGTCAGCTCATGCAGCCGCTCGAGGAAATCGTCGCCCTCGCGGCGGTCGAGCCGGCTGCGCAGCGCGTAGGCGGTCGCGCCATCGGTGCCGGGCGCGCGGCCGAGGCCAAGATCGATGCGTCCGGGAAACAGCGCCTCCAGCATCTTGAAACGCTCGGCGACCACGAGCGGCGCATGGTTGGGCAACATCACGCCGCCGGAGCCGACGCGGATATGCTGCGTCACTGCCGCGATCTGCCCGATCATCAAATCGGGGGCCGGGCTCGCGACCGAGGCGAGGTTGTGGTGCTCGGCGAGCCAGTATCTGACGTAGCCGAGACCATCGACATAGCGCGCCAGGTCGATGCTGTTGCGGAGCGCAGCGGCGGGCTTGGTGCCTGTGGTGACGACGGACAGGTCGAGGACGGAGAGCGGGATCATGGCCGACAACCTAATGTGGCGCCACGAGGCGACAAAGACGCCGGCCGCGCAGACCAGTCCCGCACCGGAAAGTCGGCGCCGGTCACCGCGGCTCTTGGGACGAAATACGAAGATTCGTTGACATGCGGTCCTGCCCACGGCCGATTCGAGCATCCAGCCGATTCCGGAATCACATTTTTATACATATAATTCAATATTTTAATTCCATTCCCCGTCAATTGAAGGCCCAGCCCACCACTCGTTCCCGATCGCTCATTTTGAGCGCATCCTCGTCGCCCATGGGCAATTTCCCATATACGATGGGCTGTTTCGGCCCACCGGTTTCGCCTATCTTAGGGCCTCCATATCCAGGCCGGACGTCTGCCCTCCAGTTGCGGAGCCCTTGCGTATCATGACCGAGACCATTTCCTCCCTGCCGAACGGGCAGCGCGCGCCGAAAACGCCGAAAATCTCCTTCGAGTTCTTCCCGCCGAAGACCGAGGAGATGGAGCGCAGTCTCTGGGAGACCATCAATCGCCTGGCGCCGCTGACGCCGAACTTCGTCTCGGTCACCTATGGCGCCGGCGGTTCGACCCGCGAGCGCACCCATTCCACCATCAGCCGCATCCTCCGCGAGACCGATCTGCTGCCGGCGGCGCATCTGACCTGCGTCAGCGCCTCGCGCGGCGAGATCGACGAGATCGTGGACCGCTATCACGAGGTCGGTGTCCGCCACATCGTGGCGCTGCGCGGCGATCCGCCCGGCGGCATCGGCACGCCATACTTCACCCATCCCGACGGCTACCAGAGCTCCGCCGAGCTGGTCGCCGCCATCAAGAGGCGCCACGCCGACATCGAGATCTCGGTATCCGCCTATCCGGAGAAGCACCCGGAAGCCACCGATTTCGACGCCGACATCGACACGCTGAAGGCCAAGGTCGACGCCGGCGCGACGCGCGCGATCACCCAGGTGTTCTTCGACAACGACCTCTATCATCGCTACGTCGACAGGGTGCGCGCACGCGGCATCGAGATTCCGATCGTGCCCGGCATCATGCCGATGCACAATTTCAAGCAGGCCCGCAATTTCGTCACCCGCGCCGGCACCAGCGTGCCGGACTGGCTCGCCGAGAAGTTCGAGGGCCTCGATAATGACGCCGAGACCCGCAAGCTGGTCGCCGCCACCGTCGCCGCCGGCCAGGTGCAGAAGCTGTTCAAGCACGGCGTCGA
Protein-coding sequences here:
- a CDS encoding ABC transporter ATP-binding protein, which gives rise to MDATNQPLLDVSDLSVAFGRSLAVDRVSFSIKRGECTALVGESGSGKSVSALSVLRLLPYPAASHPSGAIRFKGRDLLGSSEREMRGIRGNDISIIFQEPMTSLNPLHTIESQIGEILSLHSGISGAAARARTLELLGQVGIPEPETRLKSYPHQLSGGQRQRVMIAMALANEPDLLIADEPTTALDVTVQAQILALLAEIRARLGMSLLFITHDLGIVRRIADTVCVMNNGKIVEQGPVEQVFTAPKHAYTKALLAAEPKPDPAPPQPDAPVVMSADNLKVWFPIKRGLMRSTVGHIKAVDGVSLAVRKGETLGVVGESGSGKTTLGLALLRLISSDGPIVFLGKDIQGLRFKQMLPFRRDMQIVFQDPFGSLSPRMSVADIIAEGLEVHQKQLSREEREARVIKALKDVGLDPDWRFRYPHEFSGGQRQRISIARAVVLEPNFVVLDEPTSALDMLLQAQMVDLLRDLQRKRDLTYMFISHDLRVVASLASHLIVMKSGKVEEEGPASELFKNPKSDYTRALFAAAFRIEAAGDGAVAT
- a CDS encoding ABC transporter permease, whose translation is MTMLAPQPVETTTQSPMGEAVPATRHAFAPSPLNQRRWQNFKANRRGYWSFWIFLVLFVLSLFANFIANDKPLVVKYDGRLYWPVVFTYAETTFGGDFETAADYRDPYLQKQIAAKGGSMIWPPIRYSYDSRNLDPPTAVPSKPTWLLTEKQCADVVKRKGLTGCRDLEYNWLGTDDQGRDVVARLIYGFRISVLFGLTLTILSSIIGVAAGGVQGYFGGWIDLGFQRFIEIWTAIPSLYLLLIISAVLPPGFFILLGILLLFSWVSLVGLVRAEFLRGRNFEYIQAARALGVSNRVIMFRHLLPNAMVATMTFLPFIVSSSVMTLTALDFLGFGLPPGSPSLGELLSQGKANVQAPWLGLTGFFSVAIMLSLLIFIGEAARDAFDPRKTFSKG
- a CDS encoding microcin C ABC transporter permease YejB, yielding MSAYIARRIFLMLPTLLGILFVSFVVVQFAPGGPVERVIAQINGADTGGTSRVSGGGGDFGAQRGQGAAAGAAINSKYRGAQGLDPDFIKKLEVQFGFDKPAPERFALMVWNFARFDFGESYFRSVSVLQLIKEKLPVSMSLGIWMTLLTYLISIPLGIRKAVKDGSRFDTWTSAVIIIGFAIPGFLFAILLIVLFAGGSFLNIFPLRGLTSDGWAQFPWYWKIIDYFWHLTLPLVSMALGAFATMTLLTKNSFLDEIRKQYVMTARAKGCSERQVLYGHIFRNAMLIVIAGFPGAFIHAFFSGSLLIETIFSLDGLGLLGFESVLNRDYPVVFGTLFIFSLVGLVVNLISDLAYMWIDPRIDFEAREV
- a CDS encoding extracellular solute-binding protein, with amino-acid sequence MAHFSRRHALGLGIGALSAASLRAAPAAADNGTEMHGMSVFGDLKYPADFQIFDYVNPKAPKGGAFSVIPWVRAYNQSYYTFNSLNAYVLKGEGAQGMDMTFAALMSRANDEPDAMYGFAAKSVQISPDKLTYRFTMRPEARFHDGSKLTAQDVAFSLNTLKEKGHPLIQVQLRDFVKAEASDDATVVVTFAAGRARDVPLYVASLPIFSKAYYATRSFEESTLDAPLGSGPYKVGRFEVNRYVEYDRVKDWWGADLPVNRGSYNFDTVRYEFYRDRDVAFEGFTSKSYLFREEFTARVWATRYDFPAVKDGRVKRETLPDDTPSGAQGWFINMRRDRFKDPRVREALICAFDFEWTNKTIMYDAYARTVSPFQNSDMVAEGPPSPEELALLEPFRGQVPDEVFGLPFVPPMSDGSGQDRALLRKAVQLLNEAGCVVKDGKRVLPNGTPITIEFLNDEPSLQPHHGPYIKNLGTLGIDATFRLVDAVQYRARVEDFDFDMTMQRFSFSATPGDSMRPFFSSQAAKTKGSYNLAGISNPAIDALIEKIIGANSRHELTVACRAFDRVFRAGRYWVPQWYRNTHPIAYWDQFGHTEKLAKYTQGVGAPENWWYDAAKAAKLEQAK
- a CDS encoding extracellular solute-binding protein yields the protein MAITRRHLLQGSALAALAPALGSGPGTGAVTPALAEDAANGLKWRHALSLFGNVKYPADFKRFDYVNPDAPKGGAVRQIAIGTFDNFNVVVSGVKGAIAGAVALVYEPLMMQSLDEVSTQYGALAESATYPDDFSYVIYRLRPQAKWHDGAPVTADDVTFSLDAFKKHHPMYSAYYSHVARAEKIGDRDVKFVFDMPGNRELPQIVGELTVLPKHWWEGTDSEGRKRDVSATTLEKPLGSGAYRIKEFVAGRTVILERVKDHWALDLPINVGRNNFDELRYEYFRDPTVAIEAFKGDQIDWRLENSAKAWATAYNFPAVTDKRVVLEEFPNRSSGIMQAFVPNQRRAKFSDPRVRRALNFAFDFEEVNKLLFFGQYKRIISYFDGAEELMATGLPQGKELAILESMRDQVPAEVFTTVYTNPVGGNPEAVRENLREAARLLKEAGYEVRERKLVDSKSGEPFSIELLSEDPNFERIMLAYKPPLERLGFSISVRTIDPIQYENRLRNWDFDIVVGSWGESLSPGNEQREYWGSKAADTAGSRNLAGIKSPAIDKLIERVIFATDREDLVAATKALDRVLLWNHYVVPQWNYPKLRTARWDRFGRPAELPRYGLSGFPAIWWYDVDKAAKLKRS
- a CDS encoding cytochrome c family protein; this encodes MDSFELNKILGAVLGTCIVVLVMSFAASAKFAPKLPEKPGFEIAVKEESHGGGGEAAAAASEPIEKLLQTASAEKGAAAAKKCQACHTFEKGGPNRVGPNLFGIVGEKKGEGRGFNFSAAMKGKGGDWSFDDLNKFLTNPKGFVPGTAMGFAGVPKDSERADIIAYLNSNSEHPASLPTASK
- a CDS encoding 3-deoxy-manno-octulosonate cytidylyltransferase, with the translated sequence MTQPRTLVLIPARMAATRLPGKPLLDIAGAPMIVHVLRRAEAAGIGRVAVATDAAEIAAAVKAAGGEVVMTRPDHPSGSDRIHEAMTILDPDGAAEIVVNLQGDFPTITPETIRSVMPPLADPTVDISTLASRIHSAEEDQAPSVVKAVGSPIGANRLRALYFTRATAPYGDGPRYHHIGLYAYRRAALERFVRLPPSPLEQQEKLEQLRALEAGMRIDITIVDTVPRGVDTPADLETARRILAKA
- a CDS encoding prephenate dehydratase; protein product: MTKKLKIAFQGEPGANSHIAIAEAYPDAEPMPCPTFEDALAAISSGEADLGMIPIENSVAGRVADIHHLLPASGLFIVGEWFLPIRHQLMAVKGTKLADIKSVESHVHALGQCRRIIRKLGIRSIVAGDTAGSARDISERGDKSVAAIASRLAADIYGLDILAEDIEDEAHNTTRFVVLAREAKWAAQGSGPLVTSFVFRVRNLPAALYKALGGFATNGVNMTKLESYMVDGNFFATQFYADVDGHPDDRGLAFALEELKFFSREFRIVGVYPGHPFRATFSETQE